The following nucleotide sequence is from Fusarium graminearum PH-1 chromosome 1, whole genome shotgun sequence.
GTTGGGTGCTGAGTGTACCCCCTTCATATCCATGCCATGTTGTTGGCTCAGTAGGGGAGGAGCTTGCTGATCAACCGTCGGCAAAGATGAAAGTTGCTGTGAAGGAATTGTGTATGAGGGTATAAAGCTCGGAGGCGGCGGCATGCCCATCTCATTGTCATCAGAGTGTAGTGGTGGATAATGGTAAGACATAACGCCAACCATGGAAAGCGGCCCAGAGGACAAGGTCTCCCAAGAATTAGCAACACCGAACGGGTACGGATTCGAACAGTCGGATGGTGATATAGCGACAGCCATGGACGTAatgttgtcgatgttgatactgatgatggctttgcCTAGATAATctcaaccttttcaaagTTTGAGACAACGACAACTGGTTGAAAGAGGACGATGCTGTAGAGTATATCCAGGTCGAAAGTCCGTAAGCCGTTTAATGCAACCGTAAAATTCACAAAATGAAAGCAGACATCTATCGAAGAGTTTCTcaaagatcaaagaaagAGTTTGGATCGCCTATCACCCTATTATAGGGACCAAGGCACACGATGGGGAGGAAAATGGTGCTCCCGAGTGGCAGCGATGACAAGATCAGGGTTATGTCCAGCTCAAAATGTGGTCCATGGTATGTTTTTGACTGGCTTCTGGTCCCAAGACGATCGACTTCTAGGGTTGACGCGGACAAGGGTCTACGCTCTTAAAGATAATGTATCTAGCGGCAACTAAACGATGAGCCAGGAAAGGGGGGGCGTCTGGGGGTGTGAAGGATACAGATCAAGTCGGAGGGTGAACCGACCTAGGTGGTTTAGCTTACAGCTTAGCATATGCCCTTGTGGATCTACAACTGGTGAGTACCGACGACTAAAATGGTGGATAATAGATGGATGGTGACAATTGAGTAGTTAGAGCGCCACCGGGATGTTATATTGGCTTAAAGCCAGTTGGGTGCAACATGGGCAACCTGAGCGGTTATCGACAGGTTGGTGATCGATGATGTCCGGCACTCCTTTCCAACTCActgtccttctttccttctctggTCTATGCTAGGTGGCAGTGGCTAGCACTCCTGCAGAAGTACATACTGTAAGAGCACCATTAGTCTGTTGATGACAAGCGGCCAAGACATTCCTGCTCCAAGACCGTGGGCGGTGATGGGCCAGCACAAGTGCCAACAGGGTATCCACGATCAAAGCCAAAGGTTAAGATCCTGGAAGTTAACAGGGGTGATTAAGAGAGCAAACCACATTTGCTTTTCGGGTGGTTCTTCAACAGGCGCGCGGGGGGACACAGTACAGTAGTGTAGATCTCTCGATACTTTCCAAGAAGTACAGTAGTAGCATAAACGCGGACGCCCGAAGTATTGGTCTCGTTAGGAGAAAACAGTATGGATTCAGTAGGTTCATGGAGAATGTCAAGCCCGTCGTTCTTTTTTGGAGTTTAGGAGGCCGTGTCTTGAGTCCCAGAATGCAGTGGTCCCAACCTCCACTGAGATGCGTTCAGTGATGGCGGTTGCGGAGGAACCTTGCCAGCAATTCAATTGTTCTTGCCTGTGAGGCTTACTGTACGAGGCTATGACCCTTGTATGTATACGAATGCCGGGACCGGGGCACCAGGGCATCGAAGCCGGGGGCCCCGACGCCTTGCCAGGAGGTCGtctatgtatgtacatataTGAGCATGGACATCAGTGTTGACGTGAGTGATGCTCCCCCTCCTGCATCAGTCCCAGCACATGTCAAGGCCTGGCTTTAGATATTGGTGTGAACTATTGACAGTGCGGAAATGCACAAGGTTTGATTCAGTGGGCGGTTGGGGAGGGAATAAAGAGCATCAGAAGTCATGCTTGTCCAGCCAAGATCCCAAATGGTTAGGGGTACTTTTGATAACAGGGCCTGAGGTCAAACCCCCAGCAAACAAATAGAATGCCCCATCCCAACTGTACATCTTGAGACAGGGCATTGTCACCAGAGAGTTGGTCCATAGTCCATGGTCCCTGAAGTGGCCCTCTGGTCCGGTTCGTGCCATAGCGATGTCGAATTGGGGCGTTACAAATACAGTATATTACGTCTCAGCTCAGGTACTGTTGCCCCTTCTCTCCACTTGTTGATATGTGCACGTACTAGTATTTCGACACCGGATGCTGGATCCTAGAACCCGCCGACCCAATttgggaaaaggaagaaaaaaaagcaacGTTCAGGTAGTGCTAAAAACGACCAAGTGGCTTTACATACTCGGCTGCTTGGGCATCACCCGTGAGAGAAACAAGCTGGTCCCAGTACTGTTAAATATCTGCTACCAACaagtttttttctttcttgtcgcaTTTCTAACCTTTTGTGAAATCAAGAGAATTGAGTCATATCTTGCGAGGGTTCTGAGATCTGTCCACCCCAACTGCGTATAGAGCCTGAAATTAGTGGCACAGGTACATACATGACATCCCAGCTGAAGCTGGCATCGACCAAGTTGTGGGTAAGCAAAGTGATTGATATCCGCAAGATCAACCCAATGCGGTAACGGGGTCGAAAAACAAGGTTCAGCCAGAACGCAAACCACTCACTGGACGTTGTGGGCGAGGAAGGTCAGTTCTCAATTTGGCGACATATATTTGCTGAGTAGTGTTCCTTGATTGGATTTGGGCTCGGGGTTGTATGTCTGTGCGTCGATAATACCTCCGTATCTGTTCTGACAGCTTCACAGAGAGGCAAGAGATTATCATGAAGCGAATTCGCTTGGCAAATGTCGCTTGCCAGGGTACTGAACCTATCGATATTGCAGATCTCTTCAAAGTTGTGGACCACGTCAAAAGCAGAATTGAGTACCTTGGTTTCCAACCTAGTAAAAAGAGCCCCGAAATAATGGCACAAGATTGCAGAACCCTTGCGCAGGATCCCCGGCAGGCAGGTAAGGTAACATAGCCTGCCTGTCAAGATATCAAAGTCTCGAAGTGAACCCGCACAAATGCGGCAATTGGCTTGAGAAGGTAGGTAGTTACTGGATGTACTGTCTGCAGCCAGAGACATGCAGAATGTGATATTCGCCGATGTTACCTAGCTTTTTAAGTGGTGCCCAAATGGATTTCTGGTAAGCTCCATGCTAGCGATATCTTGGGTGAGAAGCAAGCAGATCCtatctcttttcttccatcCATTATGCGCTGTGCTATGCTGACTACCTGTAAAAGAAGACCGGGGTGCCCGAGGTGTCCTCAGAGAAAACGATAGCCTGTTTTgaagaatgagaaagaaatATCGATTGCTGCTGAATTATGGGAACTGCACGGGATGGCTAGAGAGTTCAGATTTTCTCGGTAGACATCCGTACTCCGAGTCGATCTGGGGATACTCCCGGCGCTAAGATGGGACTGGTCTGGGCGAAGCCTGTGATAGCTGCTTGTGCAATTAGTGGCAGTAGATATGGGGCTAAGAGCGACTATATTGGACTCTGCGAACTGCCTACCTAGAGGGGGATATCGTTGACTCAGATGAAGTAGATGTTAGGGGATAAAATTGGTCACGGTTATCAGACCCTCAATCAAGGCATAAGACAGGCACTGCGAGTAAAACAAAGACAGCAGGAGAAGCCTGCTAAAATGTCTTGAGCAGGAGCCACCCAATGGCAGCAAAATGGTTAATACTCGGCAGCATCAGTCAGCTTACTTTTCTTGGCAGGGACTGCCTTGCCCACCCACTGATTGACGGGAATCTATGCTCCCGCAGGTGCACGTGCCCTGACGTGCACTGAACTTCCTATTCGGGTACGCACTGATCTCCTTTAAAAGCCCGTCTTGCCTGCGCTATCTCTCTTTAGCTTCTCCACTTCAGCTGCTTTTGCTCCACCATTCTCGTCAAGTGCCGGCTCACCAATAAGTTAGTAGGTACTAAGACAGATTTTCGTCGATATCAAATATTTTGTGACAGGCTCAATGAAGCAATTGAAAGCGACAACTATTTTCCCTTACAAAAATGCACCCTCTTTGCCTCCTTCAATAATACTTCAGAGTCATTATTCTTGCCCCCAACTCCCCAGCATGTGGCGTTGCGATAAAACATCTGTGCTCAGACTACATATGTCGAAACCGCTGTCAACTGAATCAAATACCTGAAAGGCATCAGAATGCCTCACTCACCCCTTGCCAAATATTTCAACCAGTCTGGTCTCTTGGAGAGAGTCGCCGGTCAGGTACCATTGGCCAGCGGCCGTACAGCCACCCGGCAATAAGAGTTTAATATTCCGCAACAAAGAGGTGCCAAACTTTCAATTAGAGGTAAGTATGTTCAATTGAGAACAAATCTCGTCGTCATACCATTGTTGCTCGATTTTACGGGTTCTAGCTTAGCACCAGATCTGGCGGGGGAGGCTTGCGCCGTTTGAATCGTTCCCCGATCCCTAGGCACACGACGCATCTCAACTGTCTTTCATAACACGACCAACTGCCAAACTCGAGAGATATTAAAACAAGATCTCTAACCGGGGCTTGTTGCATCGGATGCCAAGCTCGGGTGTCTTGGAACCAACTTCCAAAAACCTGTGAAGTCAAAAAATAACGTCAATGTGTCGGTCTACAAGCGATGCGAGATGCAGACCAGATACTATGTACCCGCATCTCACACTGGTTCCGGGGGATATCGCACCACCTGAAACAATGCTATGAAAGGCCATGGCTCTGTGTTTTTTTAATTCTATCTCGCAATACGTCACCTTCTGAGCCTTGCGCAGTTATCGTTCGACTGATCGTGAACTGATGGAGAGGAATCCATTGTCAAAATGAGACTAGGTTGCGAGTCCCTACGTGTCGGGACCAAGGCCCTTGCATCGAAATTGATTGAAAGCTGCAACGGTCATTGGACTGTAATTTTCCATGCCCCGTCCTGACAGACATGTTTTGCACAACGTTTACTCCAGGGATGAAAGGTCTCGAGTTGCACAAAGCTGAAGCTCGCCCTCAAGTTGCGATGGCTAGAATTCCACTGGACCAGGCGGCTCAAGGTCGCCATTCTTTGTCGTCAAGGAGATAGGTCCAGATAACATGACATGGGAAGCCATTGGAGGCACTTTAGTCCCTTGTCCGCCAATTAGGCATGCCAACTTTCTGGGAACACCATGCAAGAGAAACATAGATGATTGGCGTCCTTCACAGCGTGATCTTCAATCATGACATTAAAGCCGGATCCACTACCTAGGAAATTTTTCAAGTCTTGACTAACTAAACCCCCAGCCTTGAAACCTTTAGTAAAAACTCCCGACAGCTCGGCCATTCTAGTCCCAATGACTGGAGACAGGAACCAAAACTTGTGACCTGCATCCCATGCAGCTATAAGGAGGTCCGAGTTAGTTGTTTCTTTTTACACGTGTAGAGCAACGGGATCTGTTGATCCGTGTCCTCAGTTGAGTCAGTCAGTAGCCAAGGTCGAGACCCTAAAacataaaaaaagaaaattgGCCGCTTCACTTTATATATGCACAGACCCTAAGTATTGAGACCTGCGGTTTGTGGTGGGATCAAGTTTGAATTGTTATTTGATTCTGGGGACAGATTACGAGGTCACTTGACGCTGGTCCAGTTACTTTCTGTTCTCCTATTCCTCCATGTACGACGACCCCCTCATACAGCTTTGTTGGTGGCAGTATCTGTATCATCTCATATTTCGGTCATAACACTCCGGCTTATCAAACAAGCAAGTAGTTACTATTACGCAGGTGAAACTACTCAAGTTGTTGCTCTGGGGCTACCTTTGTTGGGAGGGGGTCGAGGTGTACCATTGCAGCTCGTCTACTCTGCCAGCATCACCGGAACTGCATCAATTCTGGCGCATATGTAGTTGTCATAGACTTTGTTGCAACCTGGATCTTGAATATAGACATGTTATTTTTTAAATCCTAAGGCCTGCGTCTCTTTTTCTCCTATAACCACCTAATAACACTGCACTGCCATGATATCTGATGCCAGGTTGTGTCGCGGCACAGCCAATGAGGTGTGCCGGAGGCGCCGATCACTAATGCGGTGATTACAGCGTGACGTGCAACCGTGCCACCTCGCTGCGTTAGTTAGCTTAATATCCATTCCTCGTTGCTTTTAAGGTGACGGATATGAGATTAAGTTTTCTACTTTCCAGCACCATAAAATCGGTCAGGGGATGCAGGAACGAGGAATTCTTGAGCCGCTAGCAGCCTCGATCAGAGCAAAGCAACGCGCCAGGAAACACGCCTCTGCACTTTGGGTGGAATTGGGTTAGGTCGCAGATGATGGATTAGGGGCAAACGGCGAGTGCTGCATCTAACTTAGTTAGGTGTTGTACGAATTTGCTTTTTCTGGCTTTAACAGGGCATTACCAATGGCTCGGCCGAGTCTTAGAACTAAAACACAATGTTAGATCGTATTGAGTACTTGTTACAAAACCCATTCCATCCAGTGTTACACAAGACTCTTAGCCTCTGTTCGTCTAGGGTAACCGGGAATCGCACATCAACAAGTATCATTGACTGTGATATTCAGCTCATCAGTCCTGCTGATGTCTCTGTTGCATCTAGTCAATCTCCTCTAAATTCCAGGCCATTGAATTTTGAATGGCATGGTAAAAGCATAACTAAAACAGGCACTGGGGACCCCGAAATAGGGTGTGCAACTTCCGTTCCCTCAACTCTAACACGATGGGATAGTGGGAATCCCGGTATTGGGGAAACTTTCCAGTTGTGTAGTTTAACTAGCTGATCACCACGACACTACACAATTTGAATTCAATCGGCCCGTTCAATTGAATAGAAGATGTATGATGAATCTCAAAGTTAGCTAAGCTTAGGATTTGCGGATAGTGCTTGGAAAGAACTTGGTTGTCCTATCAGATGGTGGTGTGGCCAGAAACTTAACCGGCTGGCTAAAAGCAACTTGTCCATAGTCGCTGGATGGAAATGCATACATAAGTAAAATGTTAATATCGACTACTTACTTGTATCGGAGGTGTGTTATTGTAAATAAATGGCTGACAGGTCGATCGTTGGTCTTAAGTTGAACATTAACTTAGAAGTAGAGCATTGCAAGTTGAGATGATGTATACAGAACCATTAGGGTGAAGCTAGGTTAGTATAAAACTGAGCTTATTGGTGACAACTGCCTCTCAGACTAGTAATGCAACCTGCAAACAGACTCATCACAGCCAAGCAGGAACCCGTTTGTACTCAAACGAGCAATCGTTGGCCTATTGTTAAGCAATCCCATACAGATACGGAGGATTATTGATCTGTGTAAGTGAAAAAAAGGCAAGAGACACAGAAAGAACGAAAGATACACTGTAAGCAACCATACAACCCCCCAATGATATACAGTGTTGATGCTATCCACAGCTAGATGCACTGTGCCCCAGTAATTATAACCACAAACAGAGTTGGTTGGATCCTTGGTAATAGAGGCTGACGTTGTATCGCACGACTAACCTAACCTACCGTCACAAGTTGCACGCAAAAGAAGGACATTGCTACTGCTTGATACCTATCAACAAGCCGCATCACTGGAACTTGGGCTTCCTCTAGCACAGCATAGCACAACGAGCGTCAGCATCAAGAAAGCCACCGCcattttttgttttgtattttGCTTTGCATTGGCAGTGCGAATGGAACATACGTCATCTGCACCTGCACAGCCGTAGCtacagtacctacctacctaacaTGAGCGACCTGCAGCGAACATGGGCTAAAGCCAAGTTCGGCGCCTCTAACGATCCCTTCGATGAGCCCCAAGAGGAGCAGGGTCAGGATGTACTCCCTGAGCTGCCAGAGCCTGTCGACGATGACTCCTCCTCCGCTTCGTCAGCCTCGTCCGTCTCATCAACTGGAACCATCATCCCCTCGCCCAACCAAAAGCTGTTCGCTCGACCTCAAGGGTAGTTGACAATCAAGTTTGATATCGAGTAAAACATCACGGGACTGACAGGCTATAGAGTCGCCCGTGGCAGGACCCTGGAGCAGATTCCCTGGACGACTTACTTTGAGCGCGAGGTATCGTTGAAGTCAGAGCAAGATCCGGAAGTCATTTACCATGCTTACTTGACATCACCCGTGGGCAAGGGGCCACTGTTCGTGATGCATCATGGAGCTGGCTCATCTGGACTGTCATTTGCTGTTGTGGCTTCTCAGATAAGAAAGCGCATTTCGACGGCGGGTATCCTCGCCTTGGACTGTAGGGGACATGGTTCGACATATGCCCCTGAGGACAAAGCGTTTGACATGAGATTGGATACGCTCTCATCAGATCTGTACAATGTCGTCCAGCTCACAAAGACTGAGATGTCATGGCCAGAGATGCCCCCGATAGTGCTCGTGGGACACTCCCTAGGTGGAGCAGTCGTAACGGATCTGGCCAAGTCCGGGAAATTGGGCACATCAGTTCTGGGCTATGCAGTGCTGGATGTTGTCGAAGGCTCTGCTATTGATGCACTGCAGAGCATGCACACCTACTTGTCTACGAGACCTTTGGGCTTTGCGACGCTACAAGCAGGTATCGAATGGCATATTCGATCACGGACAATACGCAATTCCATATCTGCTCGCACGTCTGTTCCTGCGTTGCTCGTCTTCAACGAGAACGACGACCCAACGCGGCCGTGGAGATGGCGGACCAACCTGGGTGCAACGCAACCTTACTGGGAGGACTGGTTCGTAGGACTGAGCAAAAAGTTCTTGGAggcaagaggaggaaagatgCTTTTGCTCGCCGGAACGGATAGACTGGACACTGAGTTGACCATTGGACAAATGCAAGGTACGTTTGGACGTGATCCTGTTGGTACTTCACGCTGATCACAATGACAGGAAAATATGCCCTACAGGTGTTTCCTGAGGCTGGCCACTTCATTCATGAAGACTTGCCGGAAAAGACGGCAGTGTCGTTGGTCGATTTCTTCCGCAGAAACGACCGCACTGCTCTCGTGCTTCCCCCGAAGGTATCCGATCTTATCAAACAAGGCAAAAGAGTATGAAGCGAGTGAGAGTCACCGATGGGCCGGTAAAGTCCAACGGGGTTGCCCACAACGTCGCCTTCATTAAACTTTATTTACGGATAAAGCAACATATGATGTACCGAGGGCCGAGTTACGACGTTGACCGCACATTGAAAGTGGGTATGGCAGCACGAGGATTCGCAAGAAATGAAACAATGCTAGCGTATTGCTCACAACTCAGAATTTAGTGGTATGGAATAGAATTTGATACAAACACATGGATGGCTGCTGAGAGCACTGGGACATACATAAATGATGGCGGCGGCGTCTATTGAGCAGGCGCTAAAAGGCATGTAGTCTTTGATCGATAACCGGGCTGGACCTTCAAATAGAGTTGGGAATTGACACGCTAGAACAGTCAATAAGTGATGGCGAACAAACATGTTCAGAGGTTCAAGACGTTATGCTTCAAGCCTCCATATCTGCCGGATGTGCCTGGCCGTGCTTTTCCCTTTCTGATGTGCTTGGGCACTTGGCAGATCCTCAGGGGATCACAAAACCTAGCTGCTGAAAGTTTAAGATACAGAGTCAGTGAGTTAATCCATGTGGTCCAAGAGCAAGCTCTCAGGTCATTTATTCTGGCAGGTTAAAGCTTGcaggtcaacttttctgttaaCCCCCTAATCGGGCATGCTCAATAGCGCCACCG
It contains:
- a CDS encoding phosphatase methylesterase 1, with the translated sequence MSDLQRTWAKAKFGASNDPFDEPQEEQGQDVLPELPEPVDDDSSSASSASSVSSTGTIIPSPNQKLFARPQGVARGRTLEQIPWTTYFEREVSLKSEQDPEVIYHAYLTSPVGKGPLFVMHHGAGSSGLSFAVVASQIRKRISTAGILALDCRGHGSTYAPEDKAFDMRLDTLSSDLYNVVQLTKTEMSWPEMPPIVLVGHSLGGAVVTDLAKSGKLGTSVLGYAVLDVVEGSAIDALQSMHTYLSTRPLGFATLQAGIEWHIRSRTIRNSISARTSVPALLVFNENDDPTRPWRWRTNLGATQPYWEDWFVGLSKKFLEARGGKMLLLAGTDRLDTELTIGQMQGKYALQVFPEAGHFIHEDLPEKTAVSLVDFFRRNDRTALVLPPKVSDLIKQGKRV